The DNA segment agaggtacagtcacgtgtgtgtgttctcaccagtGTGCGGGGCAGTTCATGGGTTTCAGAGCATAGGTCTGTGTGTTTTCTGACGTCACAGTGAACATGTTCTCACTATAGTGCTCCCAGTGCCCTGAGCGCTCCCACAATGCAGTGCTGTACAGGGTAGGGGTCACAACCTCACTGAAGCCCCGCCTCCGATACTCACTCTAGCAGATGGcagaagggaggtgagggaggaggagggggagagtgttATTTTGGGTAATGTAGAGTTCAGACAGTGAATAAGCAGTAATTGAGGAGTTGTTAGTATAATATCCTGACTACTGATGAGAATACTGCTGTGTTGAGGATGCAGTtagacctgagtgtgtgtgtgtcagtacctTTATGAAGTCGGTGAGTGTGTTGTAGATGTGGGCTCCTTTAGGCAGGAAGAAACAGCTTCCAGGGCTGACCTCGTTAAAGAAGAACAACTCCTGATCCTGAGGGAGGAACAAAgacaacatctctctctctcccctccctccccacgtccctcccccctcccctccccccccctcccctcctccccctccctgacgTCCCTCCCTGacgtccctcccccctccccacgtcCCTCTCGCGGGCCGCACCGTTCCAATGCGGCGGTGGTCTCTCTTCCgcgcctcttcctgttccttctCCCACCGTTCGCGCTCCTTCGCTCCTGGGAAGGCCACGCCCATGAGTCGCATCACGCCTGTGACCCCCGCCATCGTCACAGGAGACAcctggacaggggagagagagaggtggagggagagagatggagagattggCAACATCAGAAAGAAGCAAcggggggggtgaagagacggaggaaaaagagagagaattgaaaacggggggaggagatggagagagagagagagagagagagagagagagagagagagagagagagagagagagagaggatgagaaaggggcagcagctgatgtgtgtgtttccagcgcCCTGTGTTTACAAGTGATCAGAGCAGGAAGCTGGGCCAGTGACAAAAACAACATCCTGCACCAGCTGCCGTTTCCATGGAAGCCCAGTCCGCCCAGCACCAGAGCAGTACGGAAACCCCAGACTGTCCCAGTATCAGACAGGGAGGATATTCCATCCTGCCCTCCAGTCCAGTGGTCatcacaggggagaggagagggggggttgagCACACAAGCCTGTGTGCATTGGGTCTTCGCCACAGCCCCAGTTGTGGGTTTATTGTAGTTGGGACTGAACTGCCAGTTCCATGTTTGTTTACCATGTCTGACTGCCAAAGCACAATGTGCAGAGCCCCGACAGTAGAACAGACAACAAAGATAAACAATGTCTACATTCCAGGGAATAAACAAACAGTACTGCTAAGCACAGCTGGCAACAATGAATAGAATAGTTTACTAATCTAAGGTGGACTGCGATTAGCATCCAATGGAGTTCTACATCATTAGAGaaggagacaaacacacacacctggagcatCTTGAAGGCCTTGatcaggcctgtgtgtgggaggagaggaccaCTGCACACTCCTATGCTGTCTCCATACctaacacacaaaacaacacatgGGACTGAGTGAGTGTTTTATTAGAGAAGTGAAGTCTTGAAAGAGGAGcaactgtgtgcatgtgtgtgtgtgtgtgcgtgtgtcacacaCCTGTAAACTGGGATGGTAGAACCTACAGTCTGCTCGTCGATCAGCTGGAGTCTTAACTTACAGTCCTAAAAACCAGAAAACAGTATTTAGACACCGTcaaacacgcacagacacaatacacatcaTCGAAGCCTGTACAATTCTATTTAGGAGTAAACACCCAGTCAAATGATAGTGTTTCACAGACACACCTTCCACCTCACATTCCTCCATGGTGAGTAATATCAAAAGATAATTACCAATGTCAACATGTTTAAACACTCAATTAGACACGCGGCAACAAGCACAGTGTTACAGAATACAGTCTAGCGcgtcatcactggcactgcattcCACTATCAACACAGATGTCGCTTCACCCAAATATTCAATAGataaaataacaaaataatCACAAAATAAAGAAGGGCAGGGTGGTGTGCACTATAGAGCAAACCCTGTGTTTTATTAGAATCGGTCAAAAGCCAGCGTCATCGCACACAACCAGAGAtgaatgacctctgacctggaagAGTTCTTTGGCTTCCTGCACGCTCAGCTCCAGtctggagagaggaagtggaagCGCGGCGGCTTGCCGGCATCTCTGCTCCACCTCAGTGAGACACAGGGCACTGGGGGAAGGGTCGCAGGACAGGGCAAGAGGCAGGTCATCGACAGGTCAGGGTGGAAGCTGTAAACAGTCCTTCACTCACCTCTGACCCCTTTATGCAGATTAAAGAGGAGTGGCTTCACTGGGTTAAGGTGACATGCTGTATGCTGACTGGACCCTCACACTGTGAGATTTACTGCTTTCCCAGAGCCCTGCCTTATCCAGGAGTGTCTCTCACCTGTTCTCCAGCCTGTGGTCGCAGAAGAGCCCCGTGTCTGACGCTCCTTCCCTGCACAGCTCCGCCCCGAAACtcccctccaacacccctccCAGGACGCACGCCCCTGTCCTCCACagcacctggaggagagagggaaggaacaaGGTTTTCTTCGGGTAAATGAGACCGTTCCTCGGTTTGGTGGAGCGTGAGAAGGTCCCTGAGGGGGCGTACGTGTTTGCCGTCGTCGCTGTCGAAGCCCAGCAGCTGCAGTTCACAGTCGTCCTCCAGGGGGCGCTGCAGTTCCCACAGCTCCCCGTTCACTCTGGACACCAGCGCTCCTGTAAGCCTGTGGGTGAGATGGGAGAGGAAGTTAGCAAGAGGGAACACTCAAAAACCACTGACTCATCACCATCGGCATGAGTaccaatacagtacagtacaattgAATTGAATGTGTTTTTAACATACTAGTTATagtgtattgtattgtatatgtTGATGATTGTAAATTTCGGGGCAATTCAGTTTTTACTTCAAGGCCGAGGTGTTCGTTGTATGGTTTCTTATCAATAAATCATTAACTACTACCACACAGGCCCTATTTCACCCTCCTCAGTGTGAATCTGCCTCCTAACAAGTGACATCTGACAACGGCCTCACTCAGGAGTATCGAAAGgtaaaaagaataaaaagattGGTGATGACAAAATCCAAACAGAAATGAAAGActctaaaggtgtgtgtgtgtgtgtgtgtgggggggtttagCCTGTATGAGGTCTTCTACATGTTGGAGGTGAGGACATGAGGGTCAGTTACCGTGCGTTCTGGGCGATGAGTAGAGGTGTGGTGAAGCCGGCTGTGGCCTTTGCTGTCCTGCCGTCAGCCAATCGGACGCTGAGGATCTCCTTGTCGCCGAGTGTTCTCCTCTCATCGCCCCGCCTCTCCTGGAGAGACTCAAACAGCCGCACGCGCTCAGACCGGCCGGGGGATTCCtgcaactggggggggggggggggggggggttaagtaaTGAAAAAGGGGGGTGAGTTAGATTCTGAGAACCATAAATAATTatagataaaaatgtaaaacaatccgcatccacacagagagagagactgatgggCAAGCAGAGAAGTTGTGAGACCAGCTAAGTCCATAACCTAAATTCTAATATGGAAGTATATGCCACATCTTTATGGTTATGCTAATACACAGCAATACAGGCACCAAGCCATGTCACACAACCAGTGCATTCTGCAAACAGCCCTGTGTGAGCTTTCAAAACAGTTCATGACATTCATTGACTGACAGGTGTGAAAGAGTAACGCGTTTGACTTAATAATACCAAGGCTAATTGGCACACAGTCCTATTAATACTACACCCCTTTTTGGTTCGCTAGCTACCCTACATATCTAAGCTGCTGTAAGTAACTGTCAAATACTAGTCAAGACTGATTTCATTCCTGTGATCCAGCTTTGTTAACCTTGCAGTGATCCAGCTTTGTTAACCTTGCACACCTTGCTATACCGCCTGTGAAAACGAAGAACCGCACGTAACGTTCGACAGATGGGAAACCGTAATAGCACAGTAACCACCATCCTCAGTCAAGGAATATCTAAAACTCCACGGTCATAACATTTTACAATCGTCCCCAACACTGCATGCGGCCATAACACCGGAAGAGTGATACAAATGAACGAGAAAGTTGATTGGACCGAACAGGAAGGAGGCGGAATCTTGTGACGCAGAGGAAAGTGCTCGTTCACGAGCCTCAGTTAGAATGCGCGCTCACTAATCAGCACATGCGGTGGATGGGCCAGATTCAGACGAGGACGCAAAAGGGACAGCTTGAAATTAACagtaaacaagaaaacaatattATTTTGGTATCATACATAACTAAATATTTACTTCCGCCTACATACCGCTGCTATTATTACATGGTAATACGCAGAATAAGCCCATCCAAATTACTGTAGCTCACTGAAACGGTGCAGCGGCTAAAAATGACTGGTCATACTGGGCAACTGGTGAAGGGCTGACATCGAGCATCTCTCAAGTTGAGGACTAAGCAAGTGAAATAAAACACCAACGTTGGACTCGGAAAAAGCCAACAGCTTTGATATCGTTGTGACGGTCTTTACATTTTTAATAGCCTGTAGCTAAACTACAAAATGCTGAAACGGTCGCTCTAATAGTTGACTATTTTATTGTCCTGTCAAACTGTCTTCGGGTTgtaatttttttctctttcaaacTGTTTACAGTTTTAAATAACGATTAAATTGTGTTGTACCAACTTTTGTCAGTAAAGATACATTCTGACTGCAGTGGCTGTCAACGACTGATGTAACCAAGTTCTATTCTTTTGCAATACTGAGTGCAAATTATTCTTTAAAATGTTGGAATTATTTATGAAGACACAGTTTAAATACAAGTCTTATTTATAGCTATGAAAAATACACGCATTGATCTAAAGCGTGTATAATTACTTAAAACTAATACACGCTATTCTCACCAATAAACGACAAATATGGTCACATTTTAGGGACCTCGCTGGCTGTATGATCATGTGGAAGGTTTTACTAGGGCCAGTTTATATCCACTTGGGGGCGCTACGGCCTGTGTAACTAAAGCGCTTTCAATAGAGGGCTATGAGGAATCTGTTAGCAATATGACCGTCTCTGAAACAGTCGCACTTCAAACATACATACGGTCTAGCCGTGGTGGGGTGCACTGCAACAGTCAAATGCGGTTCCCAGGCACCATATCCTGCACCCTCAGAGATAACGCAACAGACACGAACTCAGTCTTCAGTAGCAAATACAAAATGTAGGGAAAATGTGCTTTTCTTGTGGAAGCGTCTCGATAGCCAGTAAAATCTATTGGCACATTAAGTATAGGGGCCGATATGACAATGTGATTGTTTAGCTAAGAATtacgtgaccgactccggctgttaacatgtaggcctagatGTGCTCAATTTACGCGAAAATTATGGTTTAAAAAAAGATCTACCCTTACACAAACATCTGGGAATCAAGAATATCGCTTTCTGTGCCAATACAGATCTACATATAGGGTGAGCGTGAGATCCAAAAAAGTCACATTCCTGGATTTTTGTGGTGTACCTGCCTTCCTTAACAGTTAGTACCGATCATTGGTAAGACTCATCTACCAGACTATATGATAAAATCCAATAATATAACTAAAGCCACAATATTAACCTACAGGATGAATAACAAATcactgctcccctcctctcaaaTGTGCTTTAACAGCAGTCTTGTTGTTTGATAAACATGTATGATCAGGGGCAAGGACAGGAGATTTGGACCAAATGACAATATCTTCATGTATGTTATACCAAGTGTGTCAAACCCTGAAGTGTGGTAAAGGACTGTCCAACCGTGTTCATGGAGACATCGCCATGTAGGGTTGCGCTCCTACCCCAGTTATGACTAGCATGATTCATCTTGTGATCCCAGCTAAATGATTACAAACAGGCTCACTAGATTAGAGTTGAAGCTAAATCCTCCAGGGAAGATTCTCTCCATGAACAGGGTCGGGCAACactgttctagaacacagagGACAATATGGACGAACGTGACAGTCATTTGTTCTGTCTGGACATCACTGGATGATCTTggcaagaaaaaaacaaaccaaaacaaaagacattgtgaagggtgtgtgttcaCTGTGACTGTGCGAGGTAAAGAGTGTGACTTAACTAAAGAGAAGAAACCTAGAGCACCTGAAAGGACTGGACACTCAAAGATCTGTGATAAAGCATCATTGATGACAACAACAATAATATGCAATGCATCTAATcagtaggagagagaaaaaaaaaaaacatgatacaCTCAATTTCCTCACATCTTAAGCATTTTTCACCCTGGAAGTTTTCCAACAAACTTCTCAGGAACTCAAGAGTACATGACTTATTTACAAACACTTTTCAAATACATCCATCCGTGGGGTCAGTAGCTGTTAACCCTAAGctgcagcagggagggggggggggttggggagggtcATCTACAGAGGGTGGATGATCTGCTACAGCAGAGGGCCATGCACACATCAGACTGGCCAGGCTGGCACTAGTTAGCTGTCACTTGGGAGGAACCAGCGTGAATCACAGGTTACATTGTTGTACAAACTGTAGAAGCAGGTTGGTGGTACTGTAGGACCAATTCAACAAAacactgcacacatacacattgtacTGCGGTCTTCGCATTTCCTAATTTACATTGATTTCCATTCACTTCAATGAAAGCTTGCTGCCTGTCTTCTGGTGGCATGTAGCATCTGAGTGCAGGTGACAGATCAGCATTGTGGGACAGGGGCGGAGAGACCCTCGTCCTAACCATGAACACTTGACATTGACCAAGACTTGTATGAGCATAATGGATGTTCATTGGATTCCTATCAAGTTTGCTAAATGGCGCCGTTTCCATGAGGCAAATACACAGGTGGTTTGTATTAGTTGCCTTTTACATCAATCATGGTATAAGGAGCAAGACAGACTGAAGCATGGGTAGAGTTAAGAAATAAATCGAATAACGAAAAAaggaaaatgaaaacaaaagggTGAATGTGCATGAGCAAAGTATCCAGCCAATCTcgttcctctctgcctgtcaggCAGCAGCAGATATACGTAGAGGCAGCATGTGGAATTGAGTaacttattttttttctttacacTTGACATGAAGTTCACAGCCctccaaaaaagagaaaaatgaaCCAAAGTTCTAAATAACAAAGCAGTGGTGAGAGATCACATGTCAGCATATTCAATTACTCTACttgaaacaaagaaaaaaaaaaaaaactgtgaccAGATGTACAGTTAAGAGTCCATGAATGACAGCGACGTTCTCCAAGAAGGTACCTTCCTCTCGTTGGGTTGAAACTCTGGATTTTATTTAAGTCAATGTACACACAGTGACCCAACTGGAGTCAGCAGGTTGAAAAGTCAAACCTACATACAGGACTCAGCTTTCACTAGGGAGTTTCTTCACAACTCGTTTTCACCTTAATATCTGTACCAACACACCTAAAGTTCACTCAGCAGAGGAAGAACTGTTTTGCAGTTTGAGTCTCAAGCTAGATGAGATGATCATCGTCCTCTTGGGAAAAAAAACGAAAGGTTCTTGAAGCAATAAAACACAAGCGACTCGGTTCAGTCTGCAGATCTTTAAACTTTAGATAATATACATGAAAAATAGACTGAAGAGTGGAAAGTTGTAAATGACGAGGAAGAAGGTTACTATCAACAATATGATACaatctgtgaggtgtgtggtggggaacaGTAAACTGATCGTTCCAATTCAAAACCTCTTAAAGATAATCCAGACCTACTGAGAAGAGAATGATTGAATTAAGAGCGAACACACGCTAAGGGAAGTAAAGAGGTTTGGAACTCAAAACTCTGATAACTACATTACCGCTTATGACTTCAGACCCTTCATAACTCCCAGAccgcccacccacccacccacccacctctctctctctctccccccctcctctcttacactctctctcttactctctctctctctgtctctctctctcacacacacacacacacacacacacacacacacacacacacacacacacacacacacacacacacacacacacacacacacactgtgaatgAGTTTTCACATCTTAcatcagacagaagcagagagaaGAACTGGAATAAAAATAACCACCTGCTGTTTGTTACTGTCTGCTTGTTGTCTTCTTCCGAGTTCATCTCCCTGTTCTCAACTGAacaccctggggggggggggagggagggatgaaggggtggagggggcagacTTGAGTTGGACTGCATGTTTGACAAgcttgtactgtacagtagagtGAAGAGATAAAAGGCTAATTTACATGTAGGTTTGAACATCTATTTACATTGAGCTtaaatggaaggagggaggtgtgtctggggcaggagagggtgaCTAGCTGGGTTCATACCAGGAGGGCTGCACGAGCTCGGCCTCTGATGCCTAGTAAGGTGTGGGCTCTTTTGTCCAGCTTGTAGTGGGAGGGTGACACTTCAGTAGCGAGGGGGCAGGAAGGGTCTTTTGGGGGGATGGAAGGGAGCCCCCTGTCCTCGGCCGAAAGGGGGCCCAGGGCGCTTGCCCCCCCGGAACACGTGGGGGTCATggttggggtgggtgggggggcctCGAGCTCTCAGCAGGGGTCTTTGGCTCATAGGGGCTGGAAGGAtgggggggcgaggggaggggttaggcaGGCGCAGGAGGGAGACCGGAGGGGAGGGGCGGCGGGGGTTTCGGGGCACAGCCGGGGGGCTCGTAGGGGGCCTCTGTagagagggggcctgtgggcggGGAGGGATGGTGTcacctgagggggaggggggaggaggggtggaggaggatgtgggagatggaggagttaTGTTGAGCCCTTCCTTCACTCTTCCtagtaagggaggggggggcccaGGGGCCCCCGGGCGATGCAGGGGGGGAGCATGACGGGGGGTGAAATGCTCTTTAACCGTACCGGAGCGGGGTAGCTTCGGAGGTTCCCCAAGGAGAGATAACATGAGGGGCACGGGCCCACCTTTACCCCCCCGCGGACCCCCAATACCCCCACGATCTGCCCCATCTGgccggctggggggagggaggggcaggggccgGTCTACAGGGACCAGAACTCCACCCACCATGACAGCAGAGGGGGGGCCTGGGAAGTTACGATTGTGAGGCGGGGCTTGGGGcatgggaggtggaggggggcgagggatggggggagggggagagctgaagaagggggagggagggggaggatgctGGTGCAGGTGAGCGGGATGGTTCTGGGGGTTGTCCCCATGGTAACCCATCTGGAACTGGGTGGGGGGTTGACcgagtggggggggaggatggccaaggagggtgtgaggatgaggggggaggaggtgagggggaggcggtgggggcatgggggggcaCGTGTCGGGGGAGGcgttgagaggggggggggcgccgtgagggtgtgagggggaaGGCGGCTCCACGTAACTCCCTTCTTCATACCACATCCCACCCCCGGGACGCCCACCTGCCCCGCCCCCGTGCCGCATGCCTCGACCAATCACGCGGATGCTCTCCACGGTCTGGATGCGCTCCCCGGGCTGCAGACGGTTGGAGTAgttcagtgtgtggatgggggctCCTTCTGTGCAgggggacaccagggtctcTATGCGGTGGTACTGCCCCTCCGCGCCCTCTCGTCCCGGGGACCCACCCTGCCGTCCTCgacccttctcctccctgcgTCCGCCCAGCCCTCCGTCCTCGGAGCCGCTGCTGGCCTTGCGGGAGCCCGCggacgctctcctctccccggaCGCTCGCTCGCCTGCGTGGAACCTCCCCTGGAGGGGATGCCCTTCCTTCTTAGCCTTCAACTCAGCGAGGGACAGAGACGAACTGCCGGACAGCTTCCTGGTCTTCAGCGCTTGCACCTCCTTGGTCTTGGCGGAGCTCTTCCCAGCAGGCACCTTCTTCCCGCCTCCGTAACTCTGTccttgggaggaggaggaggaggagcacagGAAGTTGCCGTCACTGCTGCTTCCTGTGGGGGTGATGACGGCGTCCCAGGGGTCACTGCGGTAGGCTGTGGGTGAAAGGTTGTGACCCCCAGGGTCACCCCCCAGGGTGTCCATGATCTCGTCCTGGGTGGGGGTACCCCCGGTCTCGTCTCTCACGGGGGTCccgtccaccccctccccccccaagaGGGGGCTCCcgtcccccagccccaggctgAAGCCAGGGTTCCCCTGGAGGAAGCTGTTGATCTTAGACTCTAAACTGGGGGGAGAGACGCAGGCAgcaggggcggaggggggaggggggggcggactacactctctctctttctcccagtcCCTCGTTCGCCCCGTCTCTCGTTTCAGGCTGTTCCCCAGGGGGGGTTTAGAAGTGGGTGGAGCCTTCGCTGAAGAGGATTCTGGGGaagagcgggaggggggggcggaggaggagggggggtttccAGTGACACTTTGAAGCAGAGATGAaagacctggggagagagaggggtattcagagagacagagacagagacagagacagagacagagacagagagagagagagagagagagagagagagagagagagagagagagagagagagaggatttgggagATAATTACAGCATATACACAGTAACAAGAGAAGCCCATTAACCACATCCTTGCAATCTCAGGCataaattaaaatgtaaaacaataaattaaaaaaaagacaaaacaaaatCTCTCAACATTTAGTACTCTTATACTGCCGCACAAAttcacaagacaaacaaaatacAATATCCATGTGTGCCTGAGATTGTATATTTACCCACACCCAGCTCTCTCATAACGACACGcccttcaatgtgtgtgtgtgtgtgtgtgtgacacaaggCCATAATCATGATACATATCCCCCCCCAATAttaaaatctggtcaaaatgttccccccccccccaatatattgatataaaaatataaatgtgctacgctacgacaggcaaccacgcacgctgtcccaAATGATCAGAACATTTGTAATTcggcccccccaatgttgactccatggctacggccttggtgtgacagagtgtgtgtgtgtgtgtctcaccctgagTGCTGGtcttggacagtgtgtgtgtgtgtgtctcaccctgagTGCTGGtcttggacagtgtgtgtgtgtgtctcaccctgagTGCTGGtcttggacagtgtgtgtgtgtgtgtctcaccctgagTGCTGGtcttggacagtgtgtgtgtgtgtgtctcaccctgagTGCTGGtcttggacagtgtgtgtgtgtgtgtctcaccctgagTGCTGGtcttggacagtgtgtgtgtgtgtgtctcaccctgagTGCTGGtcttggacagtgtgtgtgtgtgtgtctcaccctgagTGCTGGtcttggacagtgtgtgtgtgtgtgtctcaccctgagTGCTGGtcttggacagtgtgtgtgtgtgtgtctcaccctgagTGCTGGtcttggacagtgtgtgtgtgtgtgtctcaccctgagTGCTGGtcttggacagtgtgtgtgtgtgtgtctcaccctgagTGCTGGtcttggacagtgtgtgtgtgtctcaccctgagTGCTGGtcttggacagtgtgtgtgtgtctcaccctgagTGCTGGTCTTGGACAGGGCGCTCAGGATGCCCTCAGGGGAGATGTCTACTCGAGACAGGATGCTGGCCAGGGCGGGGCTGGGCGGGGCCGGTTTGGAGGAAGATGATTGGccagagggggtggtgggggttctGGGAGAAGGCCGAGAGACAGGGCTCACTGCtgggaaggcagagagagagagaggcagggtcaaCTCACTGTTTTAACAACAACACTGacttatccatccatccattctcaATCTCTAACTCTCTGTTCATTTGTACGTTCGtttgacagaacacacacacacacacactgtataacaccatgacacacacactgtataacaccatgacacacacacacacacacacacactatataacacacacacactatataacaccatgacacacacactgtataacaccatgacacacgcacacacacactatataacacacacacacacacacactatataacaccatgacacacacacactgtatataactccatgacacacacacacacacactgtatataactccatgacacacacacacacactgtatataactccatgacacacacacacacactgtatataactccatgacacacacacacactgtatataacaccatgacacacacacacactgtatataactccatgacacacacacacacacacacactgtatataactccatgacacacacacacacacacacacacactgtatataacaccatgacacacacacacactgtatataactccatgacacacacacacacacactgtatataactccatgacacacacacacacactgtatataactccatgacacacacacacacacgcacacgcacacacacacacactgtatataactccatgacacacacacacacacactgtatataactccatgacacacacacacacacacacacactgtatataacaccatgacacacacacacactgtatataactccatgacacacacacacatacacacactgtatataacaccatgacacacacacacactgtatataactccatgacacacacacacacacacactgtatataacaccatgacacacacacactgtatataactccatgacacacgcacacacacacacactgtatataactccatgacacacacacacacctgtgttctTCATGGCGGACGTGATGGAGCTCAGTATGGAGCTGATCTTGCCCAGGTCCACATTGGCCAGGTTCAC comes from the Osmerus eperlanus chromosome 7, fOsmEpe2.1, whole genome shotgun sequence genome and includes:
- the tars2 gene encoding threonine--tRNA ligase 1, cytoplasmic, whose product is MVVTVLLRFPICRTLRAVLRFHRRYSKLQESPGRSERVRLFESLQERRGDERRTLGDKEILSVRLADGRTAKATAGFTTPLLIAQNARLTGALVSRVNGELWELQRPLEDDCELQLLGFDSDDGKHVLWRTGACVLGGVLEGSFGAELCREGASDTGLFCDHRLENSALCLTEVEQRCRQAAALPLPLSRLELSVQEAKELFQDCKLRLQLIDEQTVGSTIPVYRYGDSIGVCSGPLLPHTGLIKAFKMLQVSPVTMAGVTGVMRLMGVAFPGAKERERWEKEQEEARKRDHRRIGTDQELFFFNEVSPGSCFFLPKGAHIYNTLTDFIKSEYRRRGFSEVVTPTLYSTALWERSGHWEHYSENMFTVTSENTQTYALKPMNCPAHCLMFEQRVRSWRELPLRWADFGALHRNELSGALGGLTRVRRFCQDDAHIFCTPEQLEQEILGCLDFVRRVYEVFGFSFHCLLSTRPSPYLGQPELWDTAEEQLERSLQQFGQRWELNPGDGAFYGPKIDIQIKDAIGRQHQCATIQLDFQLPIRFDLQYVGTDGEMHRPVMVHRAVLGSLERMIAILAENFGGKWPLWLSPAQVMVIPVGGNSESYAQQVVGQFREAGFMADLDCGQGSTLNKKIRAAQLSQYNYIFVVGQNECVSGTVSVRTRGGTQLGSRLTGDVLTSLTELRDTRSNQEDF